A DNA window from Rhinolophus sinicus isolate RSC01 linkage group LG10, ASM3656204v1, whole genome shotgun sequence contains the following coding sequences:
- the TMEM42 gene encoding transmembrane protein 42 yields HLLLQANVGFCTLGIIVMATTNSLMWTFFSRGLSFSMSSAIASVTVTFSNILSSAFLGFVLYGECQEVLWWGGAFLILCGLILIHRNLSPPRKAFPHKQQ; encoded by the exons CACCTTCTCCTGCAGGCAAACGTGGGCTTCTGCACCTTAGGCATTATTGTGATGGCGACGACCAATTCTCTGATGTGGACGTTCTTTAGccggggcctcagtttctccatgtcttcagCCATTGCTTCTGTCACGGTGACGTTTTCAAACATCCTCAGCTCG GCCTTCCTGGGTTTTGTGTTGTATGGAGAATGCCAGGAGGTCTTGTGGTGGGGAGGAGCATTCCTCATCCTCTGCGGACTCATCCTCATCCACAGGAACCTGTCGCCTCCCAGGAAGGCCTTTCCACACAAGCAGCAGTAG